CTGAAGTTACAGTTAATGCGGAGCTATTGATTGTACACTCAGTTGGTCCGTATAAATTAACAAGAATAGTTTCGGGCATTATATTGAGACAAGATCTAGCTAATTTTCTTGTTAAAGCCTCTCCTCCACTAAATATATAATTCAATGAATTACATTCTGTAAATTCAGGTTCACTGATTAATGCTTGAAGCAATGTAGGAACACACTGTAAAACGGTTACGTTATGTTTTTTTATGGTTTCAATCAGCGCAAACGGATCACGATAAGCTCCTGGTGCAGCCATTACTACCGTTGCTCCTAGAACAACAGATAATAATTCCCACTGTGCCGCATCGAAACTCATTGGGGTTTTACGCAAAATAATTTGTTGACTATTAATTTGATATACTGTGTTTAGCCAAAGCAGTTGATTAACTATGCTTTTATGCTGAATTTCTACTCCTTTAGGTCGGCCTGTCGTTCCTGATGTGTAAATTACATAAGCAAGTGATTCAGTGTCAGTAAACTGCTTTTCTTCGTTTATTTCACTATTAGTTGCTAAACTTTCTATTGTTAAAAAGATTACATCTTTTAGACCAAGATTTTTCAGGGTTTTTAGAAAAATTGACTGTGTAAAAATAATTTTTAAACCTGAATCTTCAATCATGTAGCGAATACGATCTTCCGGATATTCTGGAGCTAAAGGCAGATATGAGCATCCTGCTTTAAGTATTCCAAATGTACCAACCATCATATCAATAGAGGGCTCTACATAAATTCCAACACAACTTTCTTGTGTTACACCTTTTGCTATTAACGCCTGTGATACTAGGTTGCTTTGATCATCTAATTCCTTAAACGTTAAATTTCCATTTTCTGTTATGACTCCTGTTTTTTGTGGAGTTAATCGCACTTGGATTTCAAATAAATCCATAACTGTTTTTGGGTATAACATATTAAGATTTTCATCTTTATAATCAATATTTAGGGAACTTTCTTGCTCTAGTAAAACTTTATTTGACATAGGTATTGTTTCCTAATTTATTTTGTCAATTAATAATTGAATGACAAACACCGATACTTCCTATATTGGTAATATTTATGTTTGATAATTTCTACTTAGTACTGGAATGATCATTCCAGTACTTGGCAAAAAAATTAGTGTCTCTCAAGTAAACTACCAAAATTACTTAAATTATCTTGAATTCCACTTTCGCGTAACGCATGCCAATATAAGACGACATTATTAGATATCACTGGCTTATTTAACCACTTTTCAGCAATCATGGCAGCTCTAGCCATTGTCACATTCGTTCCAACTTGAACAATTGCCTCAACAGACTGCGTATCAACATCTTTAATTGCACTAAATATTTGTTGCTCAGTGATATGTGAAATACGTTCAGGACTAGCTCCCCCCAAACCTTTAATAGCTACAACATCATAGCCATTTTCAGTAAAAAAACGACTAACTGTATTATCACCTACAGGTAAATAGGGTGTTAATACAGCAATACGCTTTATATTGCCTAATACATTCAAGGCCGCTTTATATGCATCTGGACTAGTTGTAATGGGGATACCTTTACTCATAGACTCAAAAGACCCTACAGTCTTTTCATGACTACCGAATCCATCCCAATAACTTTCTGGAGATACCCCAACAATAATTCTATCTGGTTTACATGTAGCTAAACTTTCAATAGCAGCTTCAGTTGAAAGTCTGATATCTTTAATTACATTCTGGAAACCAGGCTGTTGTTCCATCAATCGATCTTTAATCAACATTCTACTTGTATGATTAGTTACACCATAAGGACGTAATGCCTCAGTTTCAGGTTGCATAGAGGTATTTGTCGAGGGTAGGATTAAACCCATTTTTAAACGAAAACCTAGTGAAAAGCTCATTAAAATCTCTCAAAGCCGATATATAATATCGGCATCATTTAAAAATATAATTATTAAAAAGATTGGTGCTTATTTTTATTTTGCGAAGTAAGTTGCTGCCATATCTTTATCACCATGTCCTGCATCTTGAGCTCGTTTGAAACGAGCTAAGCCAGCTTCAACACCATCAACTTTTACACCAGCTTTCTTAGATGCATCTATCACTAAATTAGCATCTTTGACAGCATTATCTAGTGAAAAGCTTGCGTCAAAATTTCCAGATAAAATTGCGGCTGACTTTAATTGAAAATACATATTATCCATTGGTCCACCTTTAACTACTTCAATGATATTAGCAGGATCTACATCAAGAGCCTCTGCGATTGATAATGCTTCTGCAATACCATGAGTCAGTGCAAAAGCCCAACTATTTAATGCAAGTTTAAGCTTACTGCTTTCGCCTGGTTTATCTGATACCCATACAGTTCGTTGACCAATCGCATCAAAGACACCCTGAGCAATATCTTTGTCCTCATTAGGACCTGAAGCAATAATAATTAATTTACCTTGCTCTGCTGGCCCTTTTGTACCTTGCACTGGAGCATCGTAATACTTCAAACCATTGTCTAAAGCAAATTTCTCAAGTTCAGCATTACCTTCAATCCCAACTGTACTTGATTGGATCCAAATGGTCCCTTTTGCCAAAGCAGGCAAAGCTAATTTCATTGCATTTAGTACAGCTGGACCATCAGTAAGCATAGTCAAAACAATATCTGCACCACGAACCGCATCACTAGCATGTTCATAAACTGAAATATCAGAATCCAACAATGCTTTAGCTTTGTCTAAGCTACGATTCCAAGCTTTAACTTCAAAACCATTTTTTTGTAAGTTTCTTGCTATTGCAGCACCCATAACTCCAGTACCTAAAACTGCAACTGTCAAATCATTTACGTTTACCGGCTTGTTCATTTTTACCTCCAATGTTTGTTAAATATTAAAATTTGATTTAGATAAATTAAAAAAATATCTCCAATAAATACACACCTGTAACGACCATTCCAATACTTTGCAAAAAAAATTACATTTGTTAAGCAGTGAAAATTTGTGTCATTACCCAAGTATATATCTGAATATAAATATCATTCACATTCAGATATATACTCAAAATAAATTCTTTAAATTACACTTAGTGCAATTTCTACAATATCTTCTAAACGAGATGCTTGCTTTTCTTCCCCCGCACCTTTACTTACCACACGAATTCCTTGAATTGTACTAACAATAAAATGGGCTAAGGCGTCTGAATTTTTATTAGAATCGATTTCCCCGTTAGCTTGTCCACGTATTATTAAAGTACTAATAGCTCTTTCCATTCGCATTAAATTCTTGGCTACTAATTCTGCAATACCTTGATCATGCCTCGCCATCTCTAGTGATGCATTCGCTACCATACAACCAATATTTTCAATATCATTTAGTTCCTCCGATACTATTTTCATAAGTAAGCGGCGAATTAAATCTTTGGCAGTGCCTTCTTCCGATAAAAGGGCAATATTGCTAGCCGTTAATTTATAATATTGCTTCAAAGAAAACTGATAGATGCCATGTTTACTACCAAAGGCATTGTAAATACTGCCACGACCAATACCAGTAGCGTCTACTAGATCCTGAATGCTAGTAGCAGCATAACCACGTTGCCAAAAAACTTTCATAGCTAATTCGGCTATGGCTTCTAATTCAAACTCTTTAGGTCTCATATTAATCCAATTCTGGAACAGTCGTTCAAATTAATGTATCATTGCATTCGCTACAACGTCAATAGAATCTTTTACTAATCATTAAATATAAAACGGTAAATTATATGAATAAAATTACACGAATGGGTTCTGATCAAGCTCAATATGCCGAATCAATTACAATTCCAAGTAATGCTTCGTTAGTATATGTTAGTGGAATTCTTCCAAACATATACGACGACAACGCTGAACTTGGAAGTACTTATTCTTATGGTAATACCAAAGTTCAAGCCCATTCAGTCTTAACGAAAATACAGAATATTCTAGCGAAAAAAAATTTAAAAATGAAAGACATCATTCAAATGCGTGTTTTTTTGGTAGGTATACCTGAACTTGATGGAAAACTTGATTTTAAAGGCTTTCAAGAAGCGTATGTAGAGTTCTTTCCAGAACACAATGTGCAGACCAAGCCAACAAGAACAGCTGTTCAAGTTGTTTCACTGCCGCTTCCTGGTACTCTTGTAGAAATTGATGTGATTGCCTCTACAGTTATTGATTTAATATAAAAAAGTAGTCCCATATTAAGTATATGGGACTACTAGACCTCTCGCACAAAATCATTTTTACTCATTTCCATATTGACATAATACGTTGCGCTGATGTGTCTGAGTTAACAGGATACTTTCACTTAGGAAACTCTAGGCAGCTAACTTATGAAAGCGCTCTATCATTTCATTTGGTATTTTAAATACCTAATCCTTTTAAATTATTTAAAGATTATAAGATAGCTCAATATATTTTGGGTAGTGCTAAAAACCAACGTGTAATAATTCATTTATATATTTTAATATCAATAACTTATTATTTTTATCACGTCGTATTCATGCACTACCATATTTTGTAATATCTGCTTTGGCTTCTTCCTTTGTTTTACAATTACAATGATGAAAAAATCATTTTGAGTACGCCCCAGAAAATCTCAATTGGTACATTATCGTAATAATCACCCTTTTTACTCATTGAACTTTGAAAACAATACTTTTCAAACATACTTTGATATTCATGACTGCAATATTGACTCCCTTAACTATTTCTGAAATATTGTCATTATTTTTTCGACCGTTTTTATTGTTTCAGTTTTAAATTCAGCTATATAAAATTTCGATTTTTTGCTCATGGTAAACTCCTAATAAGCGTGCTTATTCTACCAAGTCTAGGTCTCAGTTTTTCTCGAAAAAAATCGTATTATAATATCTACACGATTGATCTAGGCTTAGTTTTAAAATGTCCAATAAGTTATATAGCAAGATGTGAGTTTTACACGGCTTTGTTGCACAAACCTACCATCGAAGGCTTATTCAACAATATAATTTCCAAATGAATAAGCCTACACCTAAAATCTACCGTACAACGAATTGGTCTTCTTATAATCGAGCCTTAATAAATCGAGGAAATATCTCGATTTGGTTTGATCCTACTACTCAATGGTATGCTCAGCTACAAGGTAAACAAGGGAGAAACCAAACTTATTCTGATACAGCTATTCAATGCTGTCTCATGATCAAATCTCTATTTCGACTCTCTTTACGCATGGTTACAGGTTTTGTTCAGAGCCTCATTAAACTCAGTGGGTTAGATTGGATAGCTCCGGATTATTCCACCCTCTGTAGAAGGCAAAAGCATATTGATATTGCGATTAGCTATCAGAAAAGTAGTGATGGACTTCATCTACTTGTGGACTCTACGGGCTTGAAGTTTTTAGGTGAAGGCGAATGGAACCGCAAGAAACATTAGCCTGAATATCGTCGTCAATGGCGCAAACTCCATATCGGTATAGATGCTAAAACCCTGCAAATAAGGGCTGTTCAGTTGACTACGAACAATGTCAGTGATTCGCAAGTACTTGGGGATTTACTTGATCAAATCCCACCAGATGAGAAAATTGATTCTTTCTATACAGATGGCGCTTATGACACAAAATACTGAAGACAAGTCATTTCAGATCGACAAGCACATGCGGTGATTCCGCCAAGAAAAAATGCGAAGCTCTGGAAAGATAAAACTCTAAGATCTATACAGAGAAATGAATTATTGAAAACAGTCAAACGCCTAGGAAGAACCATTTGGAAAAAGTGGTCTGGGTATCACCGTCGAAGTTTGGTAGAAACCAAGATGCATTGCATTAAATTATTGGGCGATAAACTGGGTGCAAGAAATTTTCAAAGCCAAGTCAATGAGATTCATGCACGTGTAGCAGTCCTTAATAAATTCACTGAATTAGGTCGACCTCATACCCAAGTTGTCACTTAAATTTGAGGCGATATGGGAAACTTTAATTTTTAAATATTTGTGCAACAAAGCCGTGATTGATAAAAGTTACTAATTGAAAGATATCCAATTGCACAGAATCCTTATGACTTAGCTTTAAAATATTCACTGGAGAGAATTCATAAATTCATGCAAGAGAGAAATCAGTCAAACAAAACCACTCACATCACAATTGAGAGTAGAGATAAAAAAGCAAATCAAAAACTAGAAAATGCCTTTAACCTTATAAAGAAGGGCGAAAATTGGAATCAAACACAATTCCAATTTGAAATCGAATTTATAAGTAAAAAGTCTAATTCTACTGGTTTACAAATTGCAGATTTAGTTGCAGAACCAATCAAATACCGGTTCATGAGACCTGAAAAAAATCATCAAAATTTCAAAAGCTTAGAGTCAAAATTTTATTGTAAAGGTGGTCGTCACTCTGTTGGTAAAAATTTCCTAGGCTATGGGTTAAAAGTTTTTCCCACATAAAAAAAAAGGCGCACTAAGCGCCTTTTTTATAATAATTAATTAAGCAGGAATACGAAGCACTTGCCCAGGATAGATGTCATCTGCATCTTTCAACAACGGACGGTTTGCTTCAAAAATTTTATTGTATTGATTCGCATCACCATAAAATTCTTTAGCTACTTTTGACAAATTATCGCCAGATTTAACCGTATAAAACTTACTTTCAGCTGAAGGCGTTGCCACCGTCAATTGATCATCCACTTTTGCAACATGATCAACATTCCCTACAGCCAGAATAATCTTCTCACGATCCGCTTGTGTCTGTACTTGACCTTTAATGGTCGCAAGGTCTGAATCACCGTTATAACCGACAGACAAGCCTGTTACAGGCAAACCTAAAGCTTTTACATGACCCAATAGTTTGTTTGCAACTTCTTGTGCAGATGGCTCAGTTGGTGTTGCAGGCGCTGCTTGTTGTTCCGCTGGTGCTGTATTTTTCTTGCCAATGCCTTTTACAAAATCAAAAAGACCCATTGTTATTCTCCGTTATGATTAAAATGACTATTGTTTTAAATCGCATGTTGTAAAACATGCTTTAAAAATTAGAACTCTATTTTTATACCTAAAATTTATACGAGATAAGGTTGTCTTTGGTGAATTAAACGTAACTATATGTAAAGATACAAATGAATGCTCATAAAAAAGCCATCACAAAGGATGGCTTTTCATGTTCAGCAAAGCTGAAACATCAACAATTAAGCTAGTTTCTTAGAAACATAGTCAATTGCAGATTGAACCGTTGTGATTTCGTTAGAATCTTCATCTGGAATAGTGATGTCAAAATCATTTTCGAAAGACATAACAAGCTCAACTAAGTCTAAAGAGTCAGCACCTAAATCATCCATAAAAGATGCTTCATTTTTGATTTCTTCAGCCTTAAGACCAAGTTGCTCAGCTACTGCTTGTTTGATACGAAGTTCGATATCGCTCACAGGAATTCTCCTCATTGCTCGTGGCGGCTTTTTAATGCCTATAGTTTAATTGAATCTGAAAGTTTTTAAAAGTTTATACATCGCATTACGCCATGTATAAACCTCCATTCACATGTAAAACCGTACCTGTAATGTAACTAGCTTTGTCAGAAGCTAAAAAACTTACAGCATTGGCAATGTCTTGTGGTTGACCGAAACGGCTTAGGGCCACTTGATCACTCATTTTCTTGCGAATTTCTTCACTCAATTGCTCCGTCATTTCTGTCGCAATAAAGCCCGGTGCAATACTATTCACCGTAATCTGACGACTGCCCATCTCTTTAGCAAGGCTACGGCTAAATGCCTCAATGCCTGCTTTGGCAGCGGAATAGTTTGCCTGTCCTGGGTTTGCAAAATGCGCAACCACAGAACTAATATTAATGATGCGACCAAAACGCGCCTTGGTCATGCCTTTCAATACACGCTTAGATAAACGGAACACTGCTTTTAAATGAATATTTAAAATGTCATCCCAATCATCTTCTGACATACGTAGCAGCAAGTTATCTTTAGTAATACCCGCGTTATTCACCAAAATCATCACTGAACCATACTTCTGCTCAATGTCACTCACCAAAGCATCAATCGCGCTTAGATCACGTACATCAAGCACAGCGCCTGTACCTTGCTCCGCAAAACTTGCAGATAGCTTTTCAGCACCTGATTCAGAGGTCGCGGTACCCACCACAAAAAATCCATCTAAAATCAGTTGCTTGGCAACAGCAGCACCAATCCCTCGACTCGCACCTGTCACCAGTGCGACTTTACGTTCTTGTGTCATGCAATTTTCCCTTCTGCAACTAAAATCGTATTTAAGGCGTCTTCCATACGCGACTTAGTGTCTAGTGGAAGTGCTTTTTCAATATTCGGTAAACGTTTAGCCAAATTACTCAGCACATTGCCTGGACCACATTCAGCCACAAAGCCAACGCCTTGGTCTTGTAAATATTGCAATGTTTTGGTCCACTGCACAGATTGATACAACTGTGCGGTTAATGCTTGACGCAGCGCATTTACATCTTTAGCCGCTTCAGCATTGACGTTTTGAATGACTGGAATGTTGGGCATTACAATA
This genomic window from Acinetobacter sp. TGL-Y2 contains:
- the lysM gene encoding peptidoglycan-binding protein LysM, with translation MGLFDFVKGIGKKNTAPAEQQAAPATPTEPSAQEVANKLLGHVKALGLPVTGLSVGYNGDSDLATIKGQVQTQADREKIILAVGNVDHVAKVDDQLTVATPSAESKFYTVKSGDNLSKVAKEFYGDANQYNKIFEANRPLLKDADDIYPGQVLRIPA
- the acpP gene encoding acyl carrier protein, which encodes MSDIELRIKQAVAEQLGLKAEEIKNEASFMDDLGADSLDLVELVMSFENDFDITIPDEDSNEITTVQSAIDYVSKKLA
- a CDS encoding arylmalonate decarboxylase; translated protein: MSFSLGFRLKMGLILPSTNTSMQPETEALRPYGVTNHTSRMLIKDRLMEQQPGFQNVIKDIRLSTEAAIESLATCKPDRIIVGVSPESYWDGFGSHEKTVGSFESMSKGIPITTSPDAYKAALNVLGNIKRIAVLTPYLPVGDNTVSRFFTENGYDVVAIKGLGGASPERISHITEQQIFSAIKDVDTQSVEAIVQVGTNVTMARAAMIAEKWLNKPVISNNVVLYWHALRESGIQDNLSNFGSLLERH
- a CDS encoding NAD(P)-dependent oxidoreductase — protein: MNKPVNVNDLTVAVLGTGVMGAAIARNLQKNGFEVKAWNRSLDKAKALLDSDISVYEHASDAVRGADIVLTMLTDGPAVLNAMKLALPALAKGTIWIQSSTVGIEGNAELEKFALDNGLKYYDAPVQGTKGPAEQGKLIIIASGPNEDKDIAQGVFDAIGQRTVWVSDKPGESSKLKLALNSWAFALTHGIAEALSIAEALDVDPANIIEVVKGGPMDNMYFQLKSAAILSGNFDASFSLDNAVKDANLVIDASKKAGVKVDGVEAGLARFKRAQDAGHGDKDMAATYFAK
- the fabG gene encoding 3-oxoacyl-ACP reductase FabG translates to MTQERKVALVTGASRGIGAAVAKQLILDGFFVVGTATSESGAEKLSASFAEQGTGAVLDVRDLSAIDALVSDIEQKYGSVMILVNNAGITKDNLLLRMSEDDWDDILNIHLKAVFRLSKRVLKGMTKARFGRIINISSVVAHFANPGQANYSAAKAGIEAFSRSLAKEMGSRQITVNSIAPGFIATEMTEQLSEEIRKKMSDQVALSRFGQPQDIANAVSFLASDKASYITGTVLHVNGGLYMA
- a CDS encoding TetR/AcrR family transcriptional regulator, whose amino-acid sequence is MRPKEFELEAIAELAMKVFWQRGYAATSIQDLVDATGIGRGSIYNAFGSKHGIYQFSLKQYYKLTASNIALLSEEGTAKDLIRRLLMKIVSEELNDIENIGCMVANASLEMARHDQGIAELVAKNLMRMERAISTLIIRGQANGEIDSNKNSDALAHFIVSTIQGIRVVSKGAGEEKQASRLEDIVEIALSVI
- a CDS encoding DUF3800 domain-containing protein, with amino-acid sequence MERIHKFMQERNQSNKTTHITIESRDKKANQKLENAFNLIKKGENWNQTQFQFEIEFISKKSNSTGLQIADLVAEPIKYRFMRPEKNHQNFKSLESKFYCKGGRHSVGKNFLGYGLKVFPT
- a CDS encoding Rid family hydrolase, giving the protein MNKITRMGSDQAQYAESITIPSNASLVYVSGILPNIYDDNAELGSTYSYGNTKVQAHSVLTKIQNILAKKNLKMKDIIQMRVFLVGIPELDGKLDFKGFQEAYVEFFPEHNVQTKPTRTAVQVVSLPLPGTLVEIDVIASTVIDLI